The Raphanus sativus cultivar WK10039 chromosome 2, ASM80110v3, whole genome shotgun sequence DNA segment TCAACAGTATGGATTTGCTCAAAAGAGGATGCAATTTATTTACAAACTtccatctttgtttttttttaaaaagcagagagaaacagagagtgAGGCAAAGAGTGCTCGCTCACACAAATCACtagatttattaaatgaaaGCCTCTTTTTTGGCTTAGTTAATGTGCGGTGGTAGAGACGGCGGCTGTAACGGTGGAGACAAGACTGTCAACGCCACAGATGTTACGGCCTTTGCAGATCTTGTAGAAACCATTCTCACCCCAAGTCTCACCCCACGAGTTCTTGATGATCCAGTAAGGCTTCTCCTTGAACCTAGCCGGGGCATAACCAGCGGAGCCGTAACCGACCAACAAGACACCGTGGTTGAGCCTCCTGGTGCAAATATAAGGGCAGGAGACTCCGCCAATGTAAGTCTGCATATAGGCAGCGTTGATGGCAACAGCAAGAGGTCCGTTTTGAACAAGGTTGGCAGCAACACAAAGG contains these protein-coding regions:
- the LOC130508304 gene encoding cysteine proteinase; this encodes MQTYIGGVSCPYICTRRLNHGVLLVGYGSAGYAPARFKEKPYWIIKNSWGETWGENGFYKICKGRNICGVDSLVSTVTAAVSTTAH